The Capsicum annuum cultivar UCD-10X-F1 chromosome 1, UCD10Xv1.1, whole genome shotgun sequence sequence CTAATCTTTTGTTTTCATCTTTGtctttaatcataaatataaaaagatattaatattatgcaaaaaaatttaattaaaaggAGTAATAAATAGAAATGATTTAATCAAATACccaattgttaattttttttaagagatGTAAAAAATAGACATGACAAGTATTTAAAAAGAGAATAACTTTACgcataataatatttatttattatatttaaatttacgATCAAAATTATTCCTTTTGTCTTaagataattattatattttttcatttatatatttcatcaaaaaatacttTTTGTCCATTTTTACTTGTAcaatttactaaaaatatttgtcCAATGTAAGaaatcaagagataatttattattttgtgtttattttactCTATTATTAAATATAGTCATTAGCTAATGAAGTTTCCAAACATTCAAGTTATTATTTGAAATCGTGATATTTCCTCCTTTCCTAATTAGTTGTCATCATTTTTGTTTGCActctaattaagaaaaaaatattaattagcggttaatttgattaaattattcttatttattaccCCTCCttatttaatactatttttttttgtactatattaATATCAATCCATATTCATGACCAAGCGTAAAGGAAGAAAAACACAAATAATTAtgtcttgattttctaaaatgacaAGTACTTTTTTCGTTCGcatttacttatcatattttgacttggcacattcattaataaaataattattaatatgactattttaccataatatctctattaaatgatgtttactgttgtatcttgaaattaatttaaaaaataaacaattaatgttaagggtaaaacagaaaaaaaaaaattactttttcttgatatgtcaaaaatgacaattaaagatgaaaattcaattgaaaataagtgaaaagtaAAAGCGAACAGAGGAagtattatgaaatatttatttttagtaagaacAACAAACATTCAAGAACGAACTGAGTAGTaaattatccttttatttattacttttaatAGGTGTGTCGAGTTCAATATGAACGGAGAGAGTGATAATTAGAAGGGATGtttgactattttatctttatttatgtgTTAAGATATCATTCCTCTCTTTTCATTGAATACCTACTCTGTTTATATTTATATGCTACAATTGAGGTGTTTGTagctttcaaaaataatttttcttccatCCCTAAATTTAGCGATGTACTTAGCTTAAGCACGCTCCTTAAGAATTCACtcatttctaaaataaaataacaaacgtttttactaatttatctttaaaaaaatatacttcatatattttataataagtgaattgttgaggTGATGTAcacctattaaaaaaaaaattaagaaataaattagacATTACTTTTCACTTTTgccacttttttcctttttaattattGACAATCTactcttgaaaataaaaaacattgaTCATAATAACTACTTCCatgaaaatgattcaaaataataAGCAAATAGGAGCAATTAAGTTTTTTGAACTCATCacataaataaattcaaacaaAGGATAAAAGTGGAAGAAAATTTCAACATTACTCTTGAAAATTGACCAATTAAGTTAATTTGAACATTGAAAAATGTCTCAACAGTTcacttatatgaaataaaaagagtAACTTTCTAATATTCCCTTCATTCACTTTTAAGAGTCATTTAGTAGAGTGTATTAGGAAAAATAATTCATGTATTAGCcatgtgtattattaataccttaTTTGGTACACCTTTTCAtgttatgtataactaatatttgcattagttatacactctattatgtattgaggtgtgtattattaataccacCCATTTTTCATGTATCAGTAATAGGGAGAAGGGTCAAATTTACCTCTTTACTTAAGTTTAATAGCTAAGTTTACCCTCTATCACACTATCAAGTCATATTTACCCTTGCCGTTAGCAAAGTATTCACCTGTGCCCTTTAATTTAACAGAATAATCTAATTACCACAAATTATCCATTTTAAAACTCATTTCCTATTCTAATCAACCCATAAGCCCTCAACATGATAATCTACCACAAACCTAAAAATGTCACTTTTTGTTCGTCTCATGTTGTTCGCTTCTACAAGATAATCCTATTCTGACAAAGACAGGTAGGAGTATGTTCGTCTCTCTTTATGTACTTGTGGTCATCATTCTATAATTGAAGGATGGCAGGTCCCTTAGTCCTTATAAATTAAGTCTGTAAGAGAGAAGGGCCGATCATTAAGATAAGCAAAAACGTCATGAGAAACCAAATCGAACACATCTTCATCTGATatttaattcttaattttcttcaaaaatactAGTAACACTCTTCGATTCTTGTCTCGAAACTTCCAAAAGTTAAAAAGgatagttgaaattttatgctcCGATGCTTGTGTATTGATAAAGTACCAAACTTTATCCTCAATTCCCAAAATTctcaacaagaaaaaaaattgcttCAGGAAAAAGAAAGCACATAGAACTACGAGTACGTCTTCTTTGAGTTCATCAGCTCTGTTACAATCCCAAATTTGTGATGTTCTCTCAAGTTTTGAAGAACATTATAGACAACCTCTTTTCTCCTTGGGTCCATTTTGGTTAATTTGGACCGGGCAGGTTGATTAGAATAGAAAATagattttatctttcaaaatgaCTAATTTGTTGTAATTTGGACCATTCCGTTAAATTAAGGGGTACAAATAAATACTTTGCTAACGTTAAGGACAAATATGACTTGATAGTATGACGAAGGGTAAACTTAGCTATTAAACTTAAGTAGAGGGGTAAATTGGCCCTTTTTCCTTAGTAATACAAAGGCTTCAACACATGCATTAAGTTGACGAATTACCCCTCGATCCATTTTGTCTCTCTTTCATTCTCTTCTCTGTATTTTGGCCGTGGAAAAACAACAATGATTTTCTTCACTAGTTCTTCTTCTTCCTTCCAGTTAAATCAAACAATTGTGGCTTTTTTTCATCTAAATTGTCTTTAAATTTTCAATGGTTGCTTTGTTATTTTGTTCACTGAAATCCCTCATAATCGTTTGTCCTCTTTTTTTAGCACCGCTTCCTCAATTTCTCCTATTAACACCAAAATTCTCCATCCTCTTTCAGTTTATCTTTATCACTGTCGGTGCAGAAGAGCATATTATCGTATTTATTGGAGAATTTTAAGTCTATGTCCATTTTGATGAAATTCTAAAAATTGCGTCTGAACTTAAGAATCTCTTTCGGAGAAGATGAAGGAGCTTGTGAGGATGAAGATGAAGAATTGAAGTTTTGTAGGCGTATATTGCCATTATTTGTAATTATCACAAGATATTTATGAAGCTTTAAAGGAAAGAAGGGCACTTtggtaaataaatatttctcttacaaaatttatgtaaatatatattattcttaatatatcaaatcaaacattGTGTAAGAAATAATGCCTGTATAATTAGTACCAGAATTGTTAATACTTGCACTAATAGtgcaagtattactaatacaccttattcaacattatttttatacactctaccaaacaatcccttacttgtcactatttttctgtttgtatttttacttttacttgtcatttttgacatatcaagaaaaataattttttttttttttacctttaacattaattgatttttctccaaattaatttcaagacagaatgtaaacattatttaataaagaTACTATGATAACATAactatgttattgatatttttttaataaatgtgtcaagtcaaaatatgacAAGCAGTTTTTTGATTATGCAAAgctcactttattttttttaaaaagaataaaatcgaaaaaacatcattaatattttttttaattatcgaCAACACAATAGAGAAAGTACcaagaataaaatagaaaataatgaatttttattttaaacttctataagaataagaatttaaatttttgcagtaaaaacaacaaattttttaaataatcaaaaagagtaaaatttttAATTCCGGAAGCACTATTGTGCACATTGAGATAAACTAAGAAGGGTATCGCAAAATCCGGAACATGTATAACTCCCACCTTTTTAATCCACCATTCCCCActctcctttctctctctctctctctctctctctcctactttcattttctttacatTGTTTTCTCCTTCCTTCCTCCTCTTCACTTGTCTGTCTCTTCTAgcctagagagagaaaaaaaaaaaaaaaggaaaaatggtgGATGAGTTCATGGTGTGTGTAGATAGGATCATAATAGCAACAACATGTTTTGCTGATTCTTCAAATGGAGAAGCACTTTTGACTAGTGATGATGCAAATGCCAATTCAAGAAAGACAGATGAAAAAACAAttagcaacaacaataatagtggtggtagtggtagtggagAGGGTTGTTCAAAGGGTAGTGTTATTAGAGAATGTAGAATTtgtcaagaagaagatgatgaaactGACATGGAAGCTCCTTGTGCTTGCAATGGCACTCTCAAGGTACCCCCTCccctcccctcccccctcccctcctttttttttttttttttttttcaattttaggtttgctttaatttgtatttttgagttgaaatttTGTTTTAACTTGTTGGTTCGTAGATTTTGAAGTTAAAACTtgaaaaattgtgtttttgaagTTGTATTTGGAGTGCATTTTTACTTTAGATAAATTGAAGTTTTGTGGATAAAAGTCCAAATTGGCTAATTTTTtggaacttgaaaatatttgaagattgaattttgagattaaatttCGCGGATAAGCAAATATTTGAagataagtttttaaaatttattctcaaagtttcagtttttttttgaGTTGGAATTTTGATTTTAATCCGTTTGACCATAGATTTTGTtgttgaaacttgaaaattttgagtttttaagttGTGAGTTCTAAaatttgaagttgtgtttggaGTGCATATTACTTggaaaaaagataaagttttgCGAGGACCTTGAAAATATGTGATGATAAGTTATTAAAATTTGATCAATTATCACGAGCAAACGgaataaatagatatttaaagataaatttgttcgaggaacttgaaaatatttgatgataaatttttaaaatctgaTCAAATATCACGAATAAACAGAACAAACAGaatttaaagataattttttaaaatctatgatCAAACGATTGCTAAGTTTTCCATTTTTTGTTACCCTTTTTCATTTGCTTTCTTGGATTGGCGTAGGAAATGTGTGCTATTTCtactcttttcttttcatttcaaatGGGGGTAAAAGTTCACCTCTTCTTTCATTGTTTGCTAGTCTTGTTTCCTCCTTTTTTGTAATGGGTCTgcgttaatttaattttttttttgtgttactACAAGTTTAAGTTTTGCTACCACTTTTTCTCTAATTTGGCTTGGGAAATGTGTCAGGtttcttcactttctccatatcTTGTCTTCATTATAAACGaatacaaaaattttcttttatcttttcttggGCTGTTGGTCTTTCTgcaatataaaatgaaaaattgatGCTTTTGATGTCTCTTTATGGAAGACCTAAATTATCTTCTTCTTAATAAAAGAGTCAATAGAATTAACccataaaaacttttttttttcaaaactaactttttttaagttaaaaaaagagaagaagctttttttaaaaagttgGGAGTTGAACATTTTTAATCCTTTTAGTAAGTGCCCAGAAAATTTTGGTGTTTGTGCATTTTTTGTTTCTTCACATCATGAATGCCTTGTGAGTAACTCCTTTGTTtcgaaataaatgaattattgagagatttattggtatttcaaaataagtaaattattaatttttttttcaaatttacccctgacaatcaattaatttttgaaaaggtattactagattaattttttttttgaagtaaaaataaaaaattatattaaatttatatatttaatatttttttcttaatttgtatgtcaaaattcaataattcatttatttttaaaatgaagctatgaaacggaggaagtattttgTACATATCTGGAAAATGAAAAACTTTGCTTGGTCACCAAACTTTTTCTATTCTCATTAAATGTGGAGCTGAAAATGTGCACCAAACAATTAAATGCATGACAGGAGTTTTTGTATAAGTTGTCTTTTACCTTTATCAAAGAAAGAGTCTTTTCTATAAGTTGTCTTATTCTCACTATTATTTCTGACCCTTATGATTAAATAAGTTTTaggttttgtaaaaataaaaattctcactttaactttttttttttttttttttaatttttaatacacaCGTCTTGACCCCGGTAACTCTATCAAACTCTGTCCACCGAGGTTAAGGCTAGGACAAATGGGAAGAATCACTAAGTTTTTGCCTCTGAACCTAATcctcatggttttcaactcacttCATTAACCATTAGACCATCTCATTAGGTGCAAAAATTTGCTCACTTTCCCAAGTGGGTACTACATGGCAGTTATATTGGGATTTTTGGTCACATTTAAGGGAATTTATGTTGCTAGTGTTCAAAATGTCAAAATGTTGGAGTAAATGCTGTTTCACTTATTCTGGATTCCACGTGCGGATTTATTGGGAGTGCTTAGGTTTAGTTTTGAACCGTTTTAAATGCTTTTTAGAATTAGATATTGAATTGGATTACAATTGAATGTAACATTTTCAGTTACCCTTTTGGACTGGCTTAAGCTTTCGCAAGCTATTTTGTGTGGGACTTTTTAAAAATGCTAATAGGTGCGTGTTGGATCCTTAAAAAGTAATCCATTTATGGAGGATCCGTCAGGCACCATTTTTGGAGTGTCCTGCAATCATAGTGCTACTGATTTGCTCAAGATTTCTTAAGTACCATTGGATTAAGAAGCTGAGTTTTGATATTCTGTCATTGATTGTTATACCTGCAGTTTGCTCATAGGAAATGTATTCAGAAATGGTGCAACAAAAAAGGTGATATAACCTGTGAAATCTGTAATAAGGTTGGTAGCTTTTAAGCACCTGATTTAGTGAAGAAGATATTTCTCTAGTTTCGCGTAAATTGACTTGTTATTTGTATTCTGTCAGGTGTTTTCACCAAATTATACCCTTCCACCTGCAACGAGTAACCCTGATGTAATGGCAATTGATATCAGGTGGGTGCTTCAGGTTGTCAATAGTATAATATCCGGTTTTTGCTTTTAAATCTCATTGACACTTCCGTGTAATACATACCttatcaaaaaagatttttttttctgtGCAAGACATCTTTTGAAGTTCTGGTTCATTGAAACTTGCTGTTTAAGTTGTGACAATGGAAGAAATAGAGACAAAGTGCTCTATAGGTTTATTTACTTCCATATCCTATGCCAGTTGTTTTGTAAATAAGAATTAGTTGTAATCTTGCTTAATCGGCATCCTTAAAGGAAGAAAAGATATCAGAAAGTTCTGTTGCACGGAGTATACAAATGTAAGACTTAGAAGACCTTTTTTGGCAACTTAGATGGCTGCTTGACATCAGTTTGTTCTTGTTGCCAGCTTAATGTCCTTATGCTGCTAGACATGAGAGTGGCATGGTTCCGTTTTCATCTGTTCCTTGTCTTAAGGTTTATAATCATGATCTAGTTTCTTTCTGAACTACGTTAAATAAATCATTTGATCTTACTAATTCTCTTTGCCCCCGAGACACaggatgcatgaatgtctgatTGATATAGATGAACATGAGTGCCTCAATGATTTAGGTGTCGTCAATTGTTTTTGAACATATAGGAGCTGTTTTTGTTCTATGCTCTCCTTGAGGAATGCAAGCAAGCAATTGACTCTATGCATTCAACAAGTTCTTTATCTTGATAGGCAAATTGGGTAGGTTGTTTGTGTGGAAATGGTGGCATTGCACTGACTTTGTTTTGAAGATTAGTAGCTAACAAGTTTTTAAGAGATTTCTTTGGGATACTAATCCTTTTGAATTGTGATTTATAACTCAAATTAG is a genomic window containing:
- the LOC107847620 gene encoding uncharacterized protein LOC107847620, encoding MVDEFMVCVDRIIIATTCFADSSNGEALLTSDDANANSRKTDEKTISNNNNSGGSGSGEGCSKGSVIRECRICQEEDDETDMEAPCACNGTLKFAHRKCIQKWCNKKGDITCEICNKVFSPNYTLPPATSNPDVMAIDIRQAWGPGMDIRNPHFLAFAAAERQFLQSEYDDYAIASSGSLASFRYVAIILMLLLLVCQTLMVTRDFTMVQDSSTFFNFQVSLLQLAAFLLPCYVMARTWYMIQCRRRRQG